The following are from one region of the Actinopolyspora halophila DSM 43834 genome:
- a CDS encoding metal-sensing transcriptional repressor, with protein sequence MQMRPELVGDALTRLRRAQGQLAGVVESIEEGGDCAEVLTQLAAVSRALDRAGFKIVSSGMRHCQQSREDGEEPEMTEQELERLFLALA encoded by the coding sequence GTGCAGATGAGGCCGGAACTCGTCGGTGACGCCCTGACGCGGCTGCGCCGCGCCCAGGGGCAGCTGGCAGGCGTAGTCGAGTCGATCGAGGAAGGTGGGGACTGCGCCGAAGTACTCACCCAGCTCGCAGCCGTTTCCCGCGCCCTGGACCGCGCCGGATTCAAGATCGTTTCCAGCGGGATGCGGCACTGCCAGCAGAGCCGGGAGGACGGCGAGGAGCCCGAGATGACCGAGCAGGAACTGGAACGGCTGTTCCTCGCCCTGGCCTGA
- a CDS encoding response regulator: MAQVLLVEDDSALRTSLSRGLSERGHAVTSAGTAMDGLNLIVSCKPDLVVLDIGLPDLDGREMLRMLRAASRVPVIVGTARGGEDEIVTVLDAGADDYVVKPFSVGQLDARIRAVLRRGGEEQPRPEVLVVGGLRIDPAARSATLDGSRLDLNPKEFDMLHHLAVRAGQVVSKRELLTEVWQLPYGGADKTVDVHVSWLRRKLGETAREARYLHTVRGVGVRLAAPDEFGADR, encoded by the coding sequence GTGGCTCAGGTGCTGCTCGTCGAGGACGACTCGGCTCTTCGCACGTCGTTGAGCAGGGGTTTGAGTGAGCGCGGACACGCGGTCACCTCCGCGGGGACCGCGATGGACGGGTTGAACCTGATCGTCTCGTGCAAGCCCGATCTCGTGGTGTTGGACATCGGCCTCCCCGATCTGGACGGGCGGGAGATGCTGCGGATGCTGCGCGCGGCGAGCCGGGTTCCCGTGATCGTGGGCACCGCGCGCGGCGGCGAGGACGAGATCGTGACCGTGCTGGACGCGGGCGCGGACGACTACGTGGTCAAACCGTTCAGCGTGGGCCAGCTGGATGCCCGGATCAGGGCGGTGCTGCGCCGGGGCGGTGAGGAGCAGCCGCGTCCGGAGGTCCTCGTGGTGGGAGGCCTGCGGATCGATCCGGCGGCCCGTTCGGCCACTTTGGACGGTTCGCGGCTGGACCTCAATCCGAAGGAGTTCGACATGCTGCACCACCTCGCCGTGCGCGCGGGGCAGGTGGTGAGCAAGCGCGAGCTGCTCACCGAGGTGTGGCAGCTGCCCTACGGAGGGGCGGACAAGACCGTGGACGTGCACGTCTCCTGGCTGCGGCGCAAGCTCGGCGAGACGGCGCGCGAGGCGCGCTACCTGCACACGGTGCGCGGTGTGGGGGTGCGTCTGGCCGCCCCGGACGAATTCGGTGCGGACCGATGA
- a CDS encoding sensor histidine kinase, with protein sequence MRRRIALLVAATTTLVLVAFLIPLAVLVRTVAFDRAVNTATTEAQALTSVVSTADRSTLELSVQRANAEGRFPVTVFLADGDRLGARAERTPAVRLAARGRSLTVDTDNGVAVLVSVGDASGGQAVIRSVVAEQELMRGVHRAWLLLAGLGLVLLVLSVLVADRMARSLVRPTRELSAVSHRLAGGELDARARVDAPAEMGEVATALNHLAGRIRELLAEEREYVADLSHRLRTPLMSLRLDAESLRDEEESRRITEHVDALQRAVTRIIEQAGRRSSQTPVPDSCDAAAVVSERLEFWSVLAEDTEREMRSDIAPGPLRVAVGDSELSDCVDALLGNVFAHTEEGVGFEVRLFDRDGFVRLVVTDDGPGFGGVESGSGPMSRGASGSGSSGLGLDIARRAAGESGGSVTLDAGEDGGARVVVDFGVPAE encoded by the coding sequence ATGAGGAGGCGTATCGCGCTGCTGGTGGCTGCCACCACGACCCTGGTGCTGGTGGCGTTCCTCATCCCGCTGGCCGTGCTGGTCCGCACCGTGGCCTTCGACCGGGCCGTGAACACCGCGACCACCGAGGCGCAGGCGCTGACCTCCGTGGTCAGCACGGCGGACAGGTCCACTCTGGAGCTCAGCGTTCAGCGGGCCAACGCGGAGGGCAGGTTCCCCGTCACCGTCTTCCTCGCCGACGGCGACCGGCTCGGCGCGCGGGCCGAGCGCACCCCGGCGGTGCGCCTGGCCGCCAGGGGGCGCAGCCTCACCGTGGACACCGATAACGGGGTGGCCGTGCTGGTCTCGGTGGGTGACGCCTCGGGAGGGCAGGCGGTCATCCGGAGCGTCGTCGCCGAGCAGGAGCTCATGCGCGGGGTGCACCGCGCGTGGCTGCTGCTCGCCGGGCTCGGTCTGGTGCTGCTCGTGCTGAGCGTGCTGGTCGCCGACCGGATGGCCCGTTCGCTGGTGCGGCCGACCAGGGAGCTCTCCGCGGTGTCCCACCGGCTGGCGGGCGGGGAGCTGGACGCCAGGGCGCGGGTGGACGCTCCCGCCGAGATGGGCGAGGTGGCCACCGCGCTGAACCACCTGGCGGGCCGGATCCGGGAGTTGCTGGCGGAGGAGCGCGAGTACGTGGCCGACCTCTCGCACCGGCTGCGGACCCCGCTGATGTCGCTGCGGCTGGACGCGGAGTCGTTGCGGGACGAGGAGGAGTCCCGGCGGATCACCGAGCACGTGGACGCGTTGCAGCGCGCGGTGACGCGGATAATCGAGCAGGCGGGCAGGCGCAGTTCGCAGACCCCGGTGCCGGACAGCTGCGACGCGGCGGCCGTGGTCTCCGAGCGGCTCGAGTTCTGGTCGGTGCTGGCCGAGGACACCGAGCGCGAGATGCGCTCCGACATCGCGCCGGGGCCGCTGCGCGTGGCCGTGGGGGATTCGGAGCTGTCCGACTGCGTGGACGCGCTGCTGGGCAACGTCTTCGCGCACACCGAGGAAGGAGTCGGCTTCGAGGTGCGGCTGTTCGACCGCGACGGTTTCGTGCGGCTGGTGGTCACCGACGACGGGCCCGGGTTCGGCGGGGTGGAGTCCGGGAGCGGGCCCATGAGCCGAGGGGCCAGCGGCAGCGGTTCCAGCGGGCTCGGCCTGGACATCGCACGTCGCGCCGCCGGGGAGTCCGGTGGTTCGGTGACGCTGGACGCGGGCGAGGACGGTGGTGCGCGCGTGGTCGTGGACTTCGGCGTCCCCGCGGAGTGA
- a CDS encoding PepSY domain-containing protein, whose amino-acid sequence MPGNRKLVGALAIAGGVLALGSTAVAFGSGGGSAAEAAGDAPAEVRSVSEGHYTGPDEVYTGPGEGYRGPWPEHCTKEEPAVNGDRARDIALDRVPQAKVTEVELDRCYGLEWELELREGQTEYDVTVDARSGEVVGYEQDRDD is encoded by the coding sequence TTGCCGGGAAACAGGAAACTGGTCGGAGCGCTCGCGATCGCCGGCGGGGTGCTCGCCCTGGGCAGCACAGCCGTGGCTTTCGGAAGCGGCGGGGGTTCCGCCGCGGAGGCTGCCGGGGACGCGCCCGCCGAGGTGCGCTCGGTTTCCGAGGGGCACTACACGGGCCCGGACGAGGTCTACACCGGGCCGGGCGAGGGGTATCGCGGTCCGTGGCCGGAGCACTGCACGAAGGAGGAACCGGCGGTCAACGGTGACCGGGCACGCGACATCGCGCTGGATCGGGTGCCGCAGGCGAAGGTGACCGAGGTCGAGCTCGACCGCTGCTACGGGCTCGAGTGGGAGCTCGAGCTGCGCGAGGGGCAGACGGAGTACGACGTCACCGTTGACGCGCGCAGCGGGGAGGTCGTCGGTTACGAGCAGGACCGGGACGACTGA
- a CDS encoding DUF397 domain-containing protein encodes MTEPSAWRKSTYTQQETACVEIGRLGSGAAVRDTKDRTGGYFTTGRAQWRAFIQAVKTDRFA; translated from the coding sequence ATGACCGAGCCGAGCGCATGGCGCAAGTCCACTTACACCCAGCAGGAGACCGCCTGTGTCGAGATCGGACGATTAGGCAGCGGCGCCGCCGTGCGGGACACCAAGGATCGTACGGGCGGCTACTTCACCACCGGCCGCGCGCAGTGGCGGGCGTTCATCCAGGCGGTCAAGACCGACCGCTTCGCGTGA
- a CDS encoding helix-turn-helix domain-containing protein, with amino-acid sequence MARTTQVNPRARALGAELRQLREEADLGVRELGRRLGIGHTTIWRYESGTKSPSPEDTASLLTALGITGAERERIIDTARNVREPNWLSSGVPGMREELATLIDFERSASHITEMCTLVVSGLLQTSDYARAVMATVPSEHAEARLAFRLSRRDILDRRDCPHFVAIIAEAALQERIGGDEVMAEQLRHLLKMADRDNVTIQVLAAGATTWHPAHAGPFILFEFADQQPIVHLEHYRTSAFLRKIKDVADYRTAADTLRQRAMSPDESKATIARRLESIERES; translated from the coding sequence ATGGCCCGAACCACTCAGGTGAACCCACGCGCTCGTGCGCTCGGCGCTGAACTGCGTCAACTACGAGAGGAAGCCGATCTCGGTGTTCGCGAGTTGGGACGGAGGCTGGGAATCGGGCACACCACGATCTGGCGCTACGAATCGGGAACGAAGTCACCGTCCCCCGAGGACACGGCCAGTTTGCTCACAGCTCTCGGGATCACCGGAGCGGAACGTGAGCGCATCATCGACACGGCGCGCAACGTGCGCGAACCGAACTGGCTCTCCTCCGGAGTTCCGGGAATGCGCGAGGAACTCGCAACTCTGATCGACTTCGAACGCTCGGCCAGTCACATCACCGAGATGTGCACCCTTGTGGTCTCCGGGCTGTTGCAGACCAGCGACTACGCCCGCGCGGTGATGGCCACGGTTCCCTCCGAGCACGCCGAAGCCAGGTTGGCCTTCCGACTCAGCAGGCGCGACATCCTCGACCGGAGGGACTGCCCGCACTTCGTCGCGATCATCGCCGAGGCAGCTCTCCAGGAGCGGATCGGTGGTGACGAGGTGATGGCCGAGCAACTGCGCCACCTGCTGAAGATGGCGGACCGCGACAACGTGACCATCCAGGTGCTGGCCGCCGGAGCGACGACGTGGCACCCGGCTCACGCGGGGCCGTTCATCCTCTTCGAGTTCGCGGACCAGCAGCCGATCGTGCATTTGGAGCACTACCGCACGTCGGCTTTCCTGCGGAAGATCAAAGACGTGGCCGACTACCGCACGGCGGCGGATACTCTACGGCAACGTGCGATGTCGCCCGACGAGTCGAAGGCGACCATCGCACGTCGACTGGAATCGATCGAACGCGAGAGCTGA
- a CDS encoding zinc finger protein gives MPHPFTWVPAAWQRHASRDPVPPPASEFPQGVVVATLCGQEVTSASGELAWLWGTCPDCDDAAREIVGVPSRAEAAAEGRERS, from the coding sequence ATGCCTCATCCGTTCACCTGGGTTCCCGCGGCGTGGCAGCGGCACGCGAGCAGGGATCCGGTCCCACCTCCGGCTTCGGAGTTCCCGCAGGGAGTGGTCGTCGCGACGTTGTGCGGGCAGGAGGTGACCTCGGCCAGCGGCGAGTTGGCGTGGCTGTGGGGCACCTGCCCGGACTGCGACGACGCGGCGCGGGAGATCGTGGGGGTTCCGTCGCGGGCGGAGGCCGCTGCCGAGGGGAGGGAGCGGTCGTGA
- a CDS encoding FCD domain-containing protein — protein MGALHSNVLDTVGREIASGELPTGHVLTLDVLEERFGVSRTVARESMRILQSMGLVTSRRRVGITVQPRQSWNVFDPRVIWWRLAGEGRDSQLRSLIELRIAVEPLAAATAAQNASGEVRARLVELSTMMRAKGEAGELNDFLDLDIEFHTTLLLTSGNEMFEALADVVSVVLRGRTHLGLMPDQPVSEALELHERVAVAIAEARSDEAEDHMRELLAEVRNAVLPAWRANGRPIRPAAR, from the coding sequence GTGGGGGCGCTGCACAGCAACGTGTTGGACACGGTAGGCCGGGAGATCGCCAGCGGGGAGCTGCCCACCGGTCACGTTCTCACCCTCGATGTCCTCGAAGAGCGATTCGGCGTTTCCCGGACGGTGGCCCGGGAGAGCATGCGGATCCTGCAGTCCATGGGGCTGGTGACCTCACGACGCCGAGTGGGGATCACCGTTCAGCCGCGCCAATCGTGGAACGTCTTCGACCCGCGCGTAATCTGGTGGCGTCTCGCCGGGGAGGGACGGGACAGCCAGCTCCGCTCCCTGATCGAGTTGCGTATAGCGGTCGAGCCCTTGGCCGCCGCGACAGCGGCCCAGAACGCTTCGGGGGAGGTCAGAGCCAGGCTGGTCGAGCTGTCGACGATGATGCGCGCCAAGGGCGAGGCCGGTGAGCTGAACGATTTCCTCGATCTGGACATCGAGTTCCACACAACGCTGCTGCTGACGAGCGGCAACGAGATGTTCGAGGCGTTGGCGGACGTGGTCTCGGTGGTGTTGCGGGGACGCACGCACCTCGGGCTGATGCCCGACCAACCGGTGTCCGAAGCGCTGGAGCTGCACGAGCGAGTCGCTGTGGCGATCGCGGAAGCACGCTCGGACGAAGCCGAGGACCACATGCGCGAACTGCTCGCGGAAGTTCGCAACGCGGTACTGCCGGCGTGGCGGGCGAACGGTCGCCCCATCCGTCCGGCGGCGCGGTGA
- a CDS encoding gluconokinase gives MTSTCVVVMGVSGAGKSTVADLLGQRLEWTVAEADEFHPESNVEKMASGVPLTDSDRLPWLSAMRDWITRHSADETNTIVTCSALKRSYRDHLRDTPALVRFLCLSGTSDVIGSRLGERSGHFMPASLLDSQLSAFEPLLPDENGVTVDVTRPPEEITRTAVTALGLDARTAAC, from the coding sequence ATGACATCCACCTGCGTGGTGGTGATGGGAGTCTCGGGTGCCGGTAAGAGCACCGTCGCCGACCTGCTCGGGCAGCGGCTCGAGTGGACGGTGGCCGAAGCCGACGAATTCCACCCGGAGAGCAACGTCGAGAAGATGGCGAGCGGTGTTCCGCTCACGGACTCCGATCGCTTGCCGTGGCTGTCGGCCATGCGGGACTGGATCACGCGGCACTCGGCCGACGAGACGAACACGATCGTGACCTGTTCCGCGCTGAAGCGGAGCTACAGGGATCACCTGAGGGACACCCCGGCACTGGTTCGTTTTCTCTGCCTGTCCGGCACCTCGGACGTGATCGGAAGCAGGCTCGGTGAGCGCTCGGGGCACTTCATGCCGGCCTCGCTGCTGGATTCCCAGCTCAGTGCCTTCGAACCACTTCTGCCGGACGAGAACGGCGTGACCGTTGATGTCACTCGTCCGCCGGAAGAGATCACGCGAACGGCCGTCACAGCTCTCGGGCTCGACGCCCGTACCGCCGCGTGTTGA
- a CDS encoding GntP family permease, with amino-acid sequence MNIDGWTPTLGSGPLLGIAAGAIFVLLFLIIKLRVHAFLALVVVSIGTAFASGIPADSIVDTLTEGFGSTLASVALLVGLGAMLGRLLEVSGGAQALTDALLNRFGEKRAPMALGIASLVFGFPIFFDAGLVVMLPIVFAVARRLGGGVLRYGLPTAGAFSVMHIFVPPHPGPVAASGLLGADVGLVIALALVTAIPTWYVTSYLYGLWAGKRIVLPVPDLLSGGAPVEQDKTPPPARTVVALLLLPLVLIFANTGLNTAGEAGWVDSEAGWFQVARALGATPVALLITVFVATYVLGTRRGRGQDVVEKLLDSALGPVCSIILITGAGGMFGGVLQASGIGDALSGVLSGWGMPVIVAAYVVAAVLRIAQGSATVALTTAAGLVQPVVLGNDFNAVQLAALVLALAAGSVTAGHVNDSGFWLVGRFFGMDVKTTLKTWTVMQTTIGLMGFAISSLVFVIA; translated from the coding sequence ATGAACATCGATGGATGGACCCCGACACTGGGTTCAGGACCCTTGCTGGGTATAGCGGCCGGAGCCATATTCGTCCTGCTGTTTTTGATCATAAAGTTGCGCGTGCACGCTTTCCTGGCGCTGGTCGTGGTCAGCATCGGCACGGCGTTCGCTTCCGGGATCCCGGCGGACAGCATCGTCGACACGCTGACCGAAGGGTTCGGTTCGACGCTGGCCAGCGTAGCCCTGCTGGTAGGGCTCGGGGCGATGCTCGGCAGACTCCTCGAAGTCAGCGGCGGGGCGCAGGCGCTCACCGACGCGCTTCTGAACAGATTCGGGGAGAAGCGCGCACCGATGGCGCTCGGAATCGCCTCGTTGGTCTTCGGCTTTCCGATCTTCTTCGACGCCGGGCTCGTGGTGATGTTGCCGATCGTGTTCGCGGTCGCGCGCAGGCTCGGTGGTGGTGTGCTGCGCTACGGACTGCCGACAGCGGGTGCGTTCTCGGTGATGCACATCTTCGTGCCACCGCACCCCGGTCCGGTCGCGGCCAGCGGCCTGCTGGGAGCCGATGTCGGGCTGGTCATCGCCCTGGCGCTCGTCACTGCCATCCCCACCTGGTACGTGACCAGCTACCTCTACGGTCTCTGGGCGGGGAAGCGGATCGTCCTGCCGGTACCGGACCTGTTGAGCGGCGGTGCTCCGGTGGAGCAGGACAAGACCCCGCCGCCCGCGCGGACGGTGGTGGCGCTGCTGCTGCTTCCGCTCGTGCTGATCTTCGCCAACACGGGATTGAACACCGCGGGCGAAGCGGGCTGGGTCGATTCCGAGGCCGGTTGGTTCCAGGTCGCCCGGGCGCTGGGCGCCACACCGGTAGCGCTTCTGATCACCGTTTTCGTCGCGACCTACGTGCTCGGCACGCGCCGTGGCCGTGGTCAGGACGTCGTCGAGAAGTTGCTCGACTCGGCGCTGGGCCCGGTGTGCTCGATCATCCTGATCACCGGCGCCGGCGGGATGTTCGGTGGCGTTCTGCAGGCGAGCGGGATCGGCGACGCCCTCTCCGGAGTGCTCTCCGGCTGGGGCATGCCGGTGATCGTCGCGGCCTACGTCGTCGCCGCGGTACTGCGGATCGCCCAGGGATCGGCGACCGTGGCGCTGACCACCGCGGCCGGGTTGGTGCAACCCGTGGTGCTCGGCAACGACTTCAACGCCGTCCAGCTCGCGGCGCTCGTACTGGCGTTGGCCGCGGGATCCGTCACCGCGGGACACGTCAACGACTCCGGATTCTGGTTGGTGGGCCGTTTCTTCGGGATGGACGTGAAGACGACTCTGAAGACTTGGACGGTCATGCAGACGACCATCGGGCTGATGGGATTCGCCATCTCCTCGTTGGTGTTCGTGATCGCTTGA
- a CDS encoding glucose 1-dehydrogenase, which produces MSSKLFDLTGRVALVTGSSRGIGNAIAHGLAEAGATVVLNGRDQQRLTAARDELRNTGAACDIAPFDVTDETEVKAGVADTVERHGGIDILVNNAGFQHREPMLELSLEEWESVLRTDLTSAFLVGRTVASGMVERGRGKIVNICSVQAELARPSIAPYTAAKGGLRNLTRAMTAEWAGHGVQVNAIAPGYFATELTSGLVADPEFSGWVTGRTPAGRWGSTDDLVGPAVFLSSDASAFVNGQLLFVDGGMTTVV; this is translated from the coding sequence TTGAGCTCGAAGCTGTTCGATCTCACCGGGCGCGTCGCCCTGGTGACGGGAAGCAGTCGTGGCATCGGCAACGCCATCGCGCACGGGTTGGCGGAAGCGGGAGCGACCGTGGTGCTCAACGGGCGCGACCAGCAACGGCTCACAGCTGCGCGGGACGAGCTGCGCAACACCGGGGCCGCCTGCGACATCGCACCCTTCGACGTCACTGACGAAACCGAGGTGAAGGCGGGCGTGGCCGATACGGTCGAGCGACACGGCGGTATCGACATACTGGTCAACAACGCGGGATTCCAGCACCGCGAGCCGATGCTCGAGCTCTCGCTCGAGGAGTGGGAGAGCGTGCTGCGTACCGATCTCACGAGCGCGTTCCTCGTGGGCAGGACGGTGGCGAGCGGGATGGTCGAACGTGGCCGGGGCAAGATCGTCAACATCTGCTCGGTGCAGGCGGAGCTGGCGCGGCCCTCGATCGCCCCGTACACGGCGGCCAAAGGCGGACTGCGGAACCTGACCCGTGCGATGACGGCCGAATGGGCCGGGCACGGGGTGCAGGTCAACGCGATAGCGCCCGGTTACTTCGCCACGGAGCTGACTTCGGGGCTGGTGGCCGATCCCGAGTTCAGCGGCTGGGTGACCGGACGTACTCCGGCAGGACGTTGGGGCAGCACCGATGATCTCGTCGGGCCCGCCGTCTTCCTGTCCTCCGACGCGTCCGCCTTCGTCAACGGCCAGCTCCTCTTCGTCGACGGTGGAATGACCACTGTGGTCTGA
- a CDS encoding TM2 domain-containing protein, giving the protein MSSDYDLMEYQARQKSLVVSYILWLFLGMFGGHRFYGKRVGTAVAQLVCTVTVIGSIITVVWIIVDAFLIPGWIRDHNLQLAEELRERGAAQS; this is encoded by the coding sequence ATGAGCTCCGACTACGACTTAATGGAATACCAGGCCAGGCAGAAATCCCTGGTCGTGAGTTACATACTGTGGTTATTCCTCGGCATGTTCGGCGGTCACCGGTTCTACGGAAAGCGCGTGGGAACCGCGGTGGCGCAACTGGTGTGCACGGTGACCGTAATCGGAAGCATCATCACCGTCGTCTGGATAATCGTCGACGCCTTCCTCATCCCCGGTTGGATCCGGGACCACAACCTCCAGCTCGCCGAGGAGCTGCGCGAGCGCGGAGCCGCCCAAAGCTGA
- a CDS encoding NAD-dependent epimerase/dehydratase family protein translates to MTNGRVLVTGSAGHLGEALVRVLRDQGREVVGVDVEDSSFTDVVGSITDRETLRECLRGVGTVLHTATLHKPHVGSHDRQAFVDTNITGTLVLLEEAVAADVESFVFTSTTSAFGRALTPGPGQPAAWITEDVTPIPKNIYGVTKTAAEDLCELVHRERGLPVAVLRTSRFFPEPDDDADVRAHYTDANVKANEYLHRRVDIQDVVDAQLLAAERAPRLGFGRYIISATAPFGPNDLAELGRDATAVVRRLFPEVDREYSRRDWTLFPRMDRVYVNERARVELGWTPRYDFRHVLDSIAADADPRSPLARTVGAKGYHSVPTGIYTVR, encoded by the coding sequence GTGACCAACGGGAGGGTTCTTGTCACCGGCAGTGCGGGCCACCTCGGCGAAGCCCTGGTCCGGGTCCTGCGCGACCAGGGGCGCGAGGTCGTGGGCGTCGACGTCGAGGACTCGTCCTTCACCGACGTGGTCGGATCGATCACGGATCGCGAGACGCTCCGGGAGTGTCTGCGCGGTGTCGGTACGGTTCTCCACACCGCGACGCTGCACAAACCGCACGTCGGCTCGCACGACCGGCAGGCGTTCGTCGACACGAACATCACCGGCACGCTGGTCTTGCTCGAGGAGGCCGTCGCGGCCGACGTCGAGAGCTTCGTGTTCACCAGCACCACCAGCGCCTTCGGGCGTGCGCTCACCCCCGGTCCGGGCCAACCGGCCGCCTGGATCACCGAGGACGTCACCCCGATCCCCAAGAACATCTACGGCGTGACCAAGACCGCGGCCGAGGATCTGTGCGAACTCGTCCACCGCGAGCGGGGCCTGCCCGTCGCCGTGCTGCGGACCTCACGGTTCTTCCCCGAGCCCGACGACGACGCCGACGTCCGCGCCCACTACACCGACGCGAACGTCAAGGCCAACGAATACCTCCACCGCCGCGTCGACATCCAGGACGTCGTCGACGCGCAGCTGCTGGCGGCGGAGCGGGCGCCGCGGCTCGGCTTCGGGCGCTACATCATCAGCGCCACCGCCCCGTTCGGCCCGAACGACCTCGCCGAGCTCGGGCGGGACGCCACCGCGGTGGTGCGCCGCCTGTTCCCGGAGGTCGACCGGGAGTACTCCCGCCGGGACTGGACGTTGTTCCCCCGGATGGACCGCGTCTACGTCAACGAACGCGCCCGCGTCGAGCTCGGCTGGACACCCCGTTACGACTTCCGCCACGTCCTCGACAGCATCGCCGCCGATGCCGATCCCCGCAGCCCGCTCGCCCGCACGGTGGGCGCCAAGGGGTACCACTCCGTGCCCACGGGGATTTACACCGTCCGCTGA
- a CDS encoding sensor domain-containing diguanylate cyclase, translating to MSDTVTWETLWKQLAGPIALIDMHGRHVDINPAMCRLLGYERERLLELLPTEVTHPDDYALAKETIQDLVTGRIDSFSSEKRLLRSDGNVILVLVTSSLLRTSDGTPYLIVSQFHDITDRYGSELLWRRTLGDAPIGMALMDLDGRCTEVNARLCELVGYRRDELLGRRGSDLVYDGDKAQVESLYAQFREGRTDSASLELCLRHRDGHPFWTLTRIGVVQGLDDRPAYVVSQYEALGDDAQVDEGRLAELTRMALHDPLTGLANRSLLLDRFQQELTKLPEQGGVLAVLMIDLDGFKPINDRYGHDTGDRVLRAAAQEVSGVVRSSDTVARIGGDEFVVLAGLADHAQAEELRSRISQQLNAEAPAPDRGGKLGASVGLTTTRDPSITSHSLLASADRDMYARKPTRFQ from the coding sequence ATGAGCGACACGGTGACGTGGGAGACGCTGTGGAAACAGCTCGCCGGTCCCATCGCGCTGATCGACATGCACGGGCGGCACGTGGACATCAACCCGGCCATGTGTCGCCTGCTCGGTTACGAACGGGAGCGGCTGCTCGAACTGCTGCCCACGGAAGTCACCCATCCGGATGACTACGCCCTGGCCAAGGAAACGATCCAGGACCTGGTGACGGGAAGGATCGACAGCTTCTCGTCGGAGAAGCGGCTCCTGCGCTCGGACGGCAACGTCATCCTGGTGCTGGTCACCAGCTCGCTGCTCAGAACGTCGGACGGCACCCCGTACCTGATCGTCTCCCAGTTCCACGACATCACCGACCGGTACGGATCCGAACTGCTCTGGCGCCGGACGCTGGGCGATGCCCCGATCGGCATGGCCCTGATGGACTTGGATGGTCGCTGCACCGAGGTCAACGCCAGGTTGTGCGAGCTGGTCGGTTACCGCCGGGACGAACTGCTGGGGCGACGTGGCAGCGACCTGGTCTACGACGGCGACAAGGCGCAAGTGGAGTCGCTGTACGCCCAGTTCAGGGAGGGCCGCACCGATTCGGCCAGCCTGGAGCTCTGCCTCCGACACCGGGACGGACACCCGTTCTGGACCCTGACCCGCATCGGCGTGGTCCAGGGACTGGACGACCGGCCGGCCTACGTGGTCAGCCAGTACGAGGCGCTCGGGGACGACGCACAGGTGGACGAGGGGAGGCTGGCCGAGCTGACCCGTATGGCGTTGCACGACCCGCTGACCGGTTTGGCCAACCGTTCCCTGCTCCTCGACCGGTTCCAGCAGGAACTCACGAAGCTCCCGGAGCAGGGCGGCGTGCTCGCCGTGCTCATGATCGACCTCGACGGGTTCAAACCGATCAACGACCGCTACGGGCACGATACCGGTGACCGGGTTCTGCGGGCCGCCGCGCAAGAAGTGTCGGGCGTCGTGCGTTCCAGCGACACCGTGGCCCGCATCGGTGGCGACGAGTTCGTCGTGCTCGCGGGCCTGGCCGACCACGCCCAGGCCGAGGAGCTGCGCAGCCGGATCTCCCAGCAGCTGAACGCCGAGGCCCCCGCCCCCGACCGAGGGGGCAAGTTGGGTGCCAGCGTGGGACTGACCACCACGCGCGATCCGTCGATCACCTCGCATTCCCTGCTGGCCAGCGCCGACCGCGATATGTACGCGCGTAAGCCCACCCGCTTCCAGTAG